tctgtatatatttaattgtagtacctagctaataagaacattttgcatgctttttcaagtgaaatgtaggggagagcggggacaaacgtaacggcgggtggaaaggaaagtaactattgctctgtaggtgtatctaatagtcaaaacaccactccgctgctatTAGGTGATAGACAGTGGCGCCCCCTTCACTTGCATTCAGTCGAAACGGGCGCCACGTGCTATTAGGTTGTGTGAGAGGACCCAACGTGATTTTTCGAATCAAAAGTACGTTTTTCGACTTTtagttatttgatgtttacgttgtattaaaatacatacattttctgaatatttgcatatcccctagagtggcattgtccggctcccggtctctacggtaagtggcggggagccgggagacggacagacataacaagccgttgtatggcggcgcctcagatttaacggtgggttgaggttgagtggcgcggccattttggaaaaatatacgtcaagtggcggggcctccagGATgttcatcgcgaatttggcgcgtgttagaaatatgaccgtttctcaaaaaatatgtatgaaggatatatattaactatgtattattgaattcagcataaagtggtttatttgattgtataccaatgaattacattctattttatgtgaattatgctggacttgatcaaatctcatattattaccattttttttctactttcatgtataaaaatacgtataattaggaaataaaacaattgactgtagaaaaagcagtttttgtgacaaaacaatacatttaatatgattcacacagttctaacaaactttattttacgcgggaattcgaccgttaaggaataccattcttgtttattgacgaatgcatcttgcaagagtgaacaagcaaggcatagttttaacggttttattttaggcgcgaaatacgatgtcgcacagaggccgggagacggtctctgccactcacgggcttgttatgacggaaccgtctcccggttcgccgccaattagggaagtgtccggctcccgccctctgccacgcaggggcatatttaaaaaaatggccgcgccatttctcctacccttcaaccggaggccctgccacccgaagggatattgattagattgattgcaatttattttctcgaccacgttccgtttcaaagatatctttcatgttttcagaaaaatgcggtcgggtacaaaagtaacaaagccgtataggtacaaaagtaacatttacatcccatacaatatatacctattgaatCTAATATGGTGTCACATGCTTAATGCGTCAATGATGATTTAAACCAGGGCTcgccaaaccccggcccgcgggccaaatccggcccgcgaagcgttccaatccggcccgccgacagcggtccaatccggcccgcgggcGCAGGCTCCAGGTGTTCAGCCCTATCAGTATCAGttcagcagcaaccagatacaccCTCCCCCCCCCCTCGGCGCCGAcggaaaagtttggagacccctgatttAAACGATGTATGCCATATTTGTGAGTGAAAAAACTCTGACCCTGAATTATCTGAGTAGAAAACATGTTTATAACAGAATAATTGACCTcatcacttgaaataaaaacaatttctaacgaggacttaatattgatttgttttcttaaaatgctaatgtttatgtagttaaaatgcaaatattaaagtgtgtgatcaataataatttacatatttaattagtacttttttgatttgatatacCTATCATATTATGTTAATTACAGCCCACTGTGTCTTGTTACTTTTGACCCACACGTGTTACTTTCTGCACGCCAACGGGACATGAGTAACAAAAGATGATTTTTTAGTCACTctggtacttacatacaaaatacacaattataaggttaatcaagatgttaatgtacagaacatgcaatgaagttatatatgactacattaatttcatcaaaataataacggttagccagaaactaagttcaaagtacaaagtgttgcgtttctccccgctctcccctacgcatccaaaattactgtccacctatgttcatcactacatttttgcaaacatatcgttatctttatcaataaataaagtcctcgcagggtggaaatttaattttggcggattgtttttctctgcatctgactgtacagctacgccaaatttttggtaaacttacggttatatgttcagaatctgaatctgtgtagttatttagtacggaaatacttaagatatatggacattcctctggtccttgaactacctccaaaagagaggtatgggcactgtgaattacatctcgctttgtatggtaggacacagcacagcggatgtcattccagatctagagcagagctcaaccttacagaaatctgcagccaaataacactagatcctactcatagtattgttcctgccggtgagtatggttgccagttatcaacgagggtgcggagggttaggcacggcaacgcgcatgtacctaacacctctggagttgcaggcgtccataggctacggagactgcttaccatcagacgggccgtatgcttgtttgtcatcgacgaggtataaaaaataaaattaaatatgcacagaatataattgaactagaaactttgttttattttatagtaaatttggataacaatcgatacatagacaatcacagtaaaccagtccgcaacggtattggcctgtaagcctcgtaggcaagtatatcccggcctcacgagccgcaaaaactcactaggactgaggctagaccatagtcgtttatttattcttgatttcatgaaggtttgcagaacagcacgtaaccgcattatatatctgggcggacctcacagcaacaagataggtgtaccgcttcaagattttcaagtagtacacgaaatatttacatatcgttccgtattaataggtaatatttgaagatcaaaagttctctaacataaatacaagatcacaaaattgtcatcacaatcagttcattgacgttgacgtacagaagtcacatgggtacgtttttaaaattacgcaatattaggtaataccagcataatgaaaattaactccaatcagtaagtatgagtcttcaaacttttttcattttaagcggggtttgaaggagcaaattacttaaatgattttaGAACCGTATTGTTTTGAGATTGTTTactgcgtttttcaataattatcccccgtaaacaacaacaaatcaaatttaagatgagacccgagctctatgtgatgataattaatttaccctatttttttaaatacaatttgtctactggtatactttttcgtatacgtatatgatttaatgtcaaaataattgcaaaacccaactgtcagtttagtgcgccccgcgataggaccgccttcgttcaagcccagcgggcatctgatcaaagaagttgcgtgcacgggaccgctgatatcatgtttttgaacttatttatttaatgttaaattaaaaaaaaaagtaatcgcggaattcgctcaagcataaaattgcgcgttattagaagcagttttcatatttttatcttttgtgcacaaattgttacgaatgtttaaagtccgttttagacctatgttcgtgatcgttttctatcgagcaaaagtcaaaaacttaggattcgaatcgcggaagtcactagaaaaagccctcaagattgttaattgaatgtatggcagccgtattgtgatccaaaaaagagctacggctttttaaaaacttcgttttctgaacccactgcaccttaaactcgcgacagcgtaaagccccccattcacactcctaccttgtagtccgcctcgtagtccgcctcgttgggtaggattgtgtatgggggttgcggactacgagccgtcctaccgtttagccgtttgtaggacggacggctcgtagtccgcaacccccatacacaatcctacccaacgaggcggactacgaggcggactacaaggtaggtgtgtgaatggggggcttaagacgtaagacgcttcgtaagacggacacgtgacctgatcgaaaaactgttacaatgtcattgagttttcacctctgccggcactcccggagtgcaacccgttgttattTTTTTCTGCGAAGACCTTGATACTTACCTGCAGCAATAAATATGTGCGCAGTAGATGGATTATAGACACTTACATTTGAGATTTGTATGATGCAGGATCCCAAGTTTATAGATATCACAATAAGGTATATGAACATCACGGATGATATCAGTTTTTGGAATAATTTCTGGTGCCTGCAAATAGATGCGACGGAGATAAGATAAAATAATGGATTTTGTCATTTTTGTAACGGAAGTTATTTACTGTAGCGGCGATAGCAACATTATCATGGCTACTTTTACTTTAATAACCTTGTGGCCATGATGACCCAGCATATACGACAACCTCACAGTAAGAGCAAAAGGCAAGCAACTGTACACTGTAAGTACATCACAGTAATCAAAAATATCTCATACAAGACGAGAAACCGTTTTGGCTTTAACATTCACTGCTATGAATAAGCATGCTTAATAAAATGATATCTTACTCGATTATAGAAGTGTGGAAACGGTGACATTTTATAATATTCTCGTGACTTCGTTCTTCACTCTCAGGGTCTATAACTTTGGTACAATAGACGCGAGAAATCTTGAGCTGACCGGCGAAAAATATGAACGTAGACATTACCAACGAGTCCCAAGCGACGATGTAATAACTCATTATATTACCTAGAATTGTCTGAAGAACCATAGAATAATAGTATCCTGGTGGAACATCCTGGTTGAAAGGAACGTAAAATTGGAATAGCGGTACGTAAATATCCGTCCCATTCTCCACAGTTTGATTTTTCTGGTACGGCTCAGTGAATATACTTATGTTGCAACAGATAGCCATAAACCAATATAGGTAAATTGCTCTCCTACTCTTCCTAATATACTCGTCCATAACGTCGATCACTTCTTCATCTTCATCAGAGAGCTGTCGCAGCTCTGTGCGTGACATGTAGTCGATCATTTTCTCCCAGAGATGATAGTCCTTTCGGAATAAGATGGTCTTAGGTGTGCCCAAGTGAAAAGGGGCGGTTTGTAGAATGAAAAGGAGAGCACTGAGATCTAAGCCGATCACACATTTTAAATACTGACTGAAGAAAAAGGTCATAGTTATGTAATATACCATTTGTTTAAAACGGGTGGATTTTAATTCCATGTTCGGGTGCCAGTTTCCCGTGAGGTTCATAAAGCTGAGATATGGACCCGCCGAAGGGTGTTCAGGGTCTTCAAGACATTTTAGCATGTTTTGTAGTGAATAAcgcgatatttttttatttctaattcGTTTATATTCCTCTATCGACATTTTTGAACGTTGGATGACTTCCAAAGATAAGTCTAATGCTGTCTGAACCTATCGAATAAATGAACTGTCCgatcaaataaattgaaaattggCGTGAGAATTTCAGGCACGTGATTTGTGTTACGTGTAATAACAGTGCGATACTTCGCTGATTGGATTTGTACTTGAATAATTAATTACTATCATTTTCTTATCCTTCTACAATTACAATAGACGGCGGTTTTGCTTCGTTTGAAAATTTAACTCAATAATGCAACTCTGTTCTGTTCTAATAGAAAATGATATAGATGTCATTGATTTTAATAATGACTATGAGTAGGACACTGGGTTGAAGGAGGCTAGATTAGTTAAGttactttttaattaattattttaatatttaagtaaagGGTATAGCCGTGTTTGTATGGGGCACCGGCCCCAGAAGCCAAATTGATTGCCGTTTTGCCAATTTATTAGCCCAGATGTAAGATGCTATTTCACCAAATAAATCACCCTAAAATGCTGCAGATTTATgagaaaactaaaaaaaaagaaaattggtttacatttttttttgtatctaaCCTACTGAACTGATTTTTTTGTAACTTATACACATTATGTAAGTAATCtagatgtatttttatttaaaaaaaaccgggcaagtgcgagtcggactcgcgcacgaagggttccgcaccataatgcaaaaaaaaacgaaaaaaaaaagcaaaaaaaaaacggtcacccatccaagtactgaccactcccgacgttgcttaactttggtcaaaaatcacgtttgttgtatgggagccccatttaaatctttaatttattctgtttttagtatttgttgttatagcggcaactgaaatacatcatctgtgaaaatttcaactgtctagctatcacggttcgtgagatacagcctggtgacagacagacggacggacggacggacggacggacggacggacagcaaagtcttagtaatagggtcccgttttaccctttgggtacggaaccctaaaaaatggagTTTCAAATATCCTTATAATTAGTAAAATTTTCACTTTtaattttcagttttttttttatatttccgaGATAGGAACACCCGCCAAGTTTGGGTATTTTGTGTATaaactagagtctggctactgaaatattacacaaatgtttggcgggaaattcaaaaaatcttgggcttgtcacactttgtgtagtaggaattatagttttgatactagaaaatatttttgattttctgtgcacacgtaaggtacctaaggatataagttaaatatacgttaacgtgcactcaaagtcagctcacataatttctaccactatgtaaagtacagtcaacgataaacacatatgataatactttctcaccatataccattgtaacaaggcgaaaaatgaaatgaagtttaaataagacctagatcgataataccgtaatattaatccatcaccaaaaaaatgcataagtactatgccaaatatgctaaatgctaaatatcaaaatatttatagagcaccaacctcctaatttgtttaggagttgtaaacagtgcagtttttaaccgactttaatttcatagaaggaggaggttctgtattcggttgtggctatgttttttttttttttttttttttttatgtatgttcaccggttactccgagacccgtgggtcgatttgagtaattatttttttgttcgaaagaaggtacttccaaggtggtcccacattaatctggtgctgttctgatgatggaattcatgaggaattgagggaactcctcaatttttcaaaacacatgtatggtgatttgggtgttttcttaagcaactcgagcattttctctcgaaaagcaccaatttgatgaagtggacctgatgatgatgattgttttgatgataatcatgacgatttcttaaaatgtaggacgttcagcgattactccgacaCCCGTGGTCcatttgagcaattctttttttgttcgaaagaaggtacttccgaggtggtcccacattaatctggtgctgttctgatgatgggatccatgaagaattgagggaactcctcaattgttaaaggcacatgtatggtcatttgggtattgtctagggcttccaaataccggacttctttcaataccggtattaatactgAAACTGttttcatcaataccgggatcccgggatcccggtattgactatgaatcgcttattttttttgagttttattaaaaaaaggctcactgtaacaccagatatgtatgtccttagcttaggatattaaacaataatcgccatctgcaataatagggaatattacgccaAACTCTgcatagagggcgtcactaactcaatcacatgggttaccgtgaaacacgacagtcgaaagttcggtttctacctctctatcactcttgcttattcgatcgatagagaaacagataacgaaatttcgatattcgcgtttcgcggtaagccacctgtaaacaaaccgccttgaagcATCATGTCATagtaaaacttgtcaaaaaactgcttaaggcgtagtatgtaaagttactctatggtttactaaacaaattagtgctgcactctggcggcagaacagtGCAGTAAtacctgcgatcatatataaccatggataccgcctttaggaacattaccgttcaaattctcgggccaaattagcacacatacacaattacgcctacattcaaataagacgacgcgtttacagagcctgtaatcaaagctcgtaaacaaaataagagtcatctttattacactaatggtacatagctaagtgtagatgaaatgcatataatgtcaataactaccaatcagcgacattaatccgccaataaccttcttgctgtacgtactggccgctgagagttcgcgtttcatatttgattagaatatgacttggacagggataggctTATGCCATACaatgaagaaccagtcaaataattcacgtataataatttaatgcagattaaaagataactagttaaaatgttgttatgacatgtcagactaactcaacataagtaaatatatcattgttgtataaatgtattccgctataataagtattctgTATATTtcattatcaatctgcatggcagtgcgaagtcacgttcaggtatagtctgtccgtttttctaagatcaagtacgccatagtaaatgtatggcgaacttgatcttagaaatcggactggctatacagtctgcaaaatttacatgggtacacgaatcgggtcaaaaatatttgaacaggcggagtcacaataaatccccactttcagttcagaatattttatatgtatatagccggtcaagcaagtttgtcagtagaaaaaggtgcaaaattaaaattttgtataggaccacagccgttcgcgcgcttacattttctaaatttgccgctcttataatattttaaactttcgctttttgaacacatattaactcacattatacgaaacgaaactgatttacgtcggtaaatcaaggtaattgaatataattcgacccgtctataatgtgagttaatatgtttgccgctcttttctactgacggaaatggcttgagagagaaagagaacctacatatatgtgacagtagagggtggattcaaatgatcaatattttcagataatgtgtgtatttgttaaattaattcagtgaaagcatgataggaaaaatgtatctacatataggagaccgggtatgattatctcacgggttatatctcatgaatagaacatattctagatatcttgccaggcattcactcaatttcatgtctctctaattggacagcttttttccatagttctctgcgaatagcatcttgtgggaatctgaatggaaagtaatgtaaaatgacaataccaaatttgattattaatttga
This genomic window from Cydia splendana chromosome 9, ilCydSple1.2, whole genome shotgun sequence contains:
- the LOC134793372 gene encoding odorant receptor 49b-like, yielding MSIEEYKRIRNKKISRYSLQNMLKCLEDPEHPSAGPYLSFMNLTGNWHPNMELKSTRFKQMVYYITMTFFFSQYLKCVIGLDLSALLFILQTAPFHLGTPKTILFRKDYHLWEKMIDYMSRTELRQLSDEDEEVIDVMDEYIRKSRRAIYLYWFMAICCNISIFTEPYQKNQTVENGTDIYVPLFQFYVPFNQDVPPGYYYSMVLQTILGNIMSYYIVAWDSLVMSTFIFFAGQLKISRVYCTKVIDPESEERSHENIIKCHRFHTSIIEHQKLFQKLISSVMFIYLIVISINLGSCIIQISNASGDLPAMMAAMIFVFAILVQLLILYWFSNEVTVESLSVSSGILESKWITMDAKIQKEVALLQLTTSKRLFFKAGPCNEMSLDTFVAILKTSYSFFTLLKGTK